Proteins encoded in a region of the Flavobacterium sp. PMTSA4 genome:
- a CDS encoding 5-(carboxyamino)imidazole ribonucleotide synthase has product MNYFSSDFKLGILGGGQLGKMLLSDTRKFDIQTFVLDPSDEAPARLACNNFFQGDLLDFDTVYRFGKLVDVLTIEIENVNLDALEKLENEGLKIYPSPKTLRLIQSKAVQKEFYIKNKIPTAKGKAFKNLKELLVEFMDGKLKMPFVWKSARFGYDGNGVKIIRTPKDLETLPDVECIMEELVPFKNELAVIVVRNVKGEVKTYPVVEMEFHPEANQVEYVICPARIDLPISLKAQEIALKVSKAYKHVGILAVEMFQTKDDKILVNEVAPRPHNSGHYSIEASYTSQFENHLRAILNLPLGKTESKVAGIMVNLVGEEGHTGNVKYKNIEKIMAIDGVTPHIYGKRETRPFRKMGHVTIVNENMTEARRVAEEVKKSIRVISTKQ; this is encoded by the coding sequence ATGAATTATTTCTCATCCGATTTTAAACTTGGAATCTTAGGTGGCGGACAATTGGGCAAAATGCTATTGAGTGATACTCGAAAATTTGACATCCAAACATTTGTACTCGACCCAAGTGATGAAGCACCAGCACGACTAGCGTGTAATAATTTTTTTCAAGGCGATTTATTAGATTTTGATACCGTTTACCGATTTGGAAAATTGGTTGATGTATTGACAATTGAAATTGAAAATGTAAACCTCGATGCTTTAGAAAAACTAGAAAATGAAGGTTTAAAAATATATCCATCGCCAAAAACATTACGATTAATTCAAAGTAAAGCGGTTCAAAAAGAATTTTACATAAAAAACAAAATTCCAACTGCCAAAGGAAAAGCTTTTAAGAATTTGAAAGAACTGTTGGTTGAGTTTATGGATGGGAAATTAAAAATGCCATTCGTATGGAAAAGCGCTCGTTTTGGGTACGACGGAAATGGCGTAAAAATTATTCGTACACCAAAAGACCTTGAAACCTTGCCTGATGTTGAATGTATCATGGAAGAATTGGTTCCTTTTAAAAATGAACTGGCAGTAATAGTAGTTAGAAACGTAAAAGGCGAAGTAAAAACCTATCCTGTTGTTGAAATGGAATTTCATCCTGAAGCCAATCAGGTTGAATATGTTATTTGCCCAGCGAGAATAGATTTACCGATTAGTTTGAAAGCTCAAGAAATTGCGTTAAAAGTTTCTAAAGCTTACAAACATGTTGGAATTTTGGCTGTAGAAATGTTTCAAACCAAAGATGATAAAATATTGGTAAACGAAGTGGCGCCGAGACCACACAATTCGGGACATTACTCCATAGAAGCCAGTTATACTTCGCAATTTGAAAATCATTTGCGCGCCATTTTAAACCTACCTTTAGGTAAAACCGAAAGTAAAGTTGCCGGAATTATGGTAAATTTGGTTGGCGAAGAAGGACATACTGGAAATGTGAAGTATAAAAACATCGAAAAAATTATGGCAATTGATGGTGTAACACCACATATTTATGGTAAAAGAGAAACACGACCTTTTAGAAAAATGGGACATGTAACTATTGTTAATGAAAACATGACCGAAGCCAGACGAGTTGCTGAAGAAGTGAAGAAAAGTATTAGAGTAATAAGCACAAAACAATAA
- the hpt gene encoding hypoxanthine phosphoribosyltransferase has protein sequence MIHLHDKTFEPFISSEEISFAIKNMAKKMDDDFFDEVPVFIGVLNGSFMVLSDLMKEYRGMCEVSFLKLASYEGTQTTHQVKQLIGLNQDLTGRTVVVVEDIVDTGNTIEELKAIFKEKNVKHLKFATLFFKPDAYTKDIKIDYIGMRIPNKFIVGYGLDYDGLGRNLPDVYQLAQ, from the coding sequence ATGATACATCTTCACGACAAAACCTTTGAACCTTTTATATCATCTGAGGAAATTTCTTTTGCAATAAAAAATATGGCAAAAAAAATGGATGATGATTTTTTTGACGAAGTACCAGTATTTATTGGTGTTTTAAACGGTTCGTTCATGGTATTGTCTGATTTGATGAAAGAATACCGCGGCATGTGTGAAGTGTCTTTTTTAAAATTAGCTTCATATGAAGGAACACAAACAACACATCAAGTAAAACAACTTATAGGATTAAATCAGGACTTAACGGGAAGAACTGTAGTTGTGGTAGAAGACATTGTAGATACTGGAAATACCATTGAGGAATTGAAAGCAATTTTCAAAGAAAAAAATGTAAAGCATTTAAAATTTGCAACACTATTCTTCAAACCTGATGCGTATACTAAAGACATTAAAATTGATTATATCGGAATGCGAATTCCTAATAAATTCATCGTGGGCTATGGTTTAGACTATGACGGTTTAGGCAGAAACCTTCCAGATGTTTACCAATTAGCACAATAA
- the obgE gene encoding GTPase ObgE, translating into MTEGNFVDYVKIYVSSGKGGKGSSHLHREKFIEKGGPDGGDGGRGGHVILKGNKGLWTLFHLKFARHIKAGHGGDGGSSRSTGADGEDKYIEVPLGTVVRDKETNEILFEITEHGEEKILVQGGKGGLGNWHFRSSTNQTPRYAQPGMPTEELDVILELKVLADVGLVGFPNAGKSTLLSVLTSAKPKIADYPFTTLKPNLGIVAYRDFQSFVIADIPGIIEGAAEGKGLGHYFLRHIERNSTLLFLVPADAEDIKKEYDILLDELRRYNPEMLDKDRLIVVSKADMLDDELKAEMKQELDIAFKGIPYMFISSVANQGLTELKDKLWQMLNIDTEQPENSHGL; encoded by the coding sequence ATGACAGAAGGTAACTTTGTAGACTACGTAAAAATTTATGTTTCATCTGGAAAAGGTGGAAAAGGTTCATCACATTTACACCGTGAAAAATTCATCGAAAAAGGTGGACCTGATGGTGGTGATGGTGGTCGAGGCGGACACGTTATTTTAAAGGGAAACAAAGGACTTTGGACCTTGTTTCACCTGAAGTTTGCGCGTCATATAAAAGCAGGTCATGGTGGTGATGGGGGAAGCAGTAGGAGTACAGGTGCTGATGGTGAAGACAAATACATTGAAGTGCCATTAGGAACTGTGGTTCGCGATAAAGAAACCAATGAAATCTTATTTGAAATCACCGAGCACGGTGAAGAAAAAATACTGGTTCAAGGCGGAAAAGGTGGTTTAGGAAACTGGCATTTCAGAAGTTCTACGAATCAAACTCCGCGCTATGCACAACCGGGAATGCCAACCGAAGAGCTGGATGTAATTCTAGAACTTAAAGTATTGGCTGATGTCGGTTTGGTAGGTTTCCCTAATGCAGGAAAATCAACTTTGCTATCAGTATTAACTTCTGCAAAACCAAAAATAGCCGATTATCCGTTTACTACTTTAAAACCCAATTTAGGAATTGTGGCTTATCGCGATTTTCAATCGTTTGTAATTGCGGATATTCCAGGAATTATAGAAGGAGCAGCCGAAGGGAAAGGACTTGGTCATTACTTCTTACGACACATAGAAAGAAATTCTACGCTTTTGTTTTTGGTGCCAGCCGATGCCGAAGACATCAAGAAAGAATATGATATTTTGTTAGATGAGTTGCGTCGATATAACCCAGAAATGTTAGATAAAGACAGACTGATAGTAGTTTCAAAAGCGGACATGTTAGACGATGAACTGAAAGCCGAAATGAAACAGGAATTAGACATTGCTTTCAAAGGAATTCCATACATGTTTATCTCCTCAGTAGCCAATCAAGGTTTAACCGAACTAAAAGACAAACTATGGCAAATGCTCAACATTGATACGGAGCAACCCGAAAACAGCCACGGATTATAA
- a CDS encoding adenylate kinase: MINIVLFGKPGAGKGTQAEFLKEKYNLTHLSTGDIFRYNIKNETELGQLAKTYMDKGDLVPDEVTIQMLQSEVDKNPHSAGFLFDGFPRTIAQAEALDAFLESKNQSITATVALEADDEILVKRLLERGKTSGRPDDQDEEKIRNRYEEYNQKTAPLMDYYKAQDKFHAVDGIGSIEEITLRLSKVIDSL; this comes from the coding sequence ATGATCAACATCGTTCTTTTCGGAAAACCAGGTGCTGGAAAAGGCACACAAGCTGAATTTTTAAAAGAAAAATACAACCTAACACATCTTTCAACAGGAGATATTTTTAGATACAATATCAAAAATGAAACTGAACTTGGGCAACTTGCTAAAACCTATATGGACAAAGGCGATTTAGTGCCAGATGAAGTAACCATTCAAATGTTGCAAAGCGAAGTTGACAAAAACCCACATTCAGCAGGATTTTTATTTGATGGTTTTCCAAGAACAATTGCTCAGGCAGAAGCTTTGGATGCTTTTTTAGAATCAAAAAATCAAAGCATTACCGCAACAGTTGCCTTGGAAGCGGATGATGAAATTTTGGTAAAACGTTTGTTAGAAAGAGGAAAAACTTCAGGAAGACCTGATGACCAAGACGAAGAAAAAATCAGAAACCGTTACGAGGAATACAATCAAAAAACAGCTCCTTTAATGGATTACTATAAAGCACAAGATAAGTTTCACGCTGTTGACGGAATCGGTTCTATAGAAGAAATTACACTTCGTTTAAGCAAAGTAATCGATAGTTTGTAA
- the purE gene encoding 5-(carboxyamino)imidazole ribonucleotide mutase: MSKVAIIMGSKSDLPVMQEAIDILNSFDIQTEVDIVSAHRTPEKLYDFSKNAHHRGISVIIAGAGGAAHLPGMVASMSPLPVIGVPVKSSNSIDGWDSVLSILQMPGGVPVATVALNGAKNAGILAAQIIGSHDKIVLDKIIFYKESLKEAVNKSSDEMKK; this comes from the coding sequence ATGAGCAAAGTAGCCATAATCATGGGTTCAAAATCAGATTTACCCGTAATGCAAGAAGCCATCGATATATTAAACAGTTTTGACATCCAAACTGAAGTTGACATCGTTTCTGCACATCGAACTCCAGAAAAATTATATGATTTTAGTAAAAATGCACATCATAGAGGAATTTCAGTTATTATTGCTGGCGCTGGTGGTGCGGCTCATTTGCCTGGAATGGTTGCCTCAATGTCGCCACTTCCTGTAATTGGTGTTCCAGTAAAATCAAGCAATTCTATTGATGGTTGGGATTCAGTTTTGTCTATTCTACAAATGCCTGGCGGCGTTCCGGTGGCAACTGTAGCCTTGAATGGCGCAAAAAACGCTGGAATTTTGGCGGCTCAAATTATTGGAAGTCACGATAAAATTGTTTTAGATAAAATTATTTTTTACAAAGAAAGTTTGAAAGAAGCCGTGAATAAGTCGTCGGATGAAATGAAAAAATAA
- a CDS encoding restriction endonuclease → MNNEWLEFEKLTARVYTIINNGNGIVKHNDKIKGINSKRDRQIDVSIKYLLPGNHSILIIVSCKNYKKKPNIRLIDEFVGLLQDVNANKGILICKSGFGNSILEYAKTKQIDLCTIEDLENRNLLDDIRIPISFYKFDYNFSVNFSLENIKDKNNFPKISFKSKSFTFDKKIFFSLNDYILEFWKLKKLDSISEPFKEIENITRIFYQDNHDFYLLFNFNLMYEKKVDIKYLLFEPTEYYKIKHYTEKNESSVYGFNNELFDFEKPFWLKEKPVDFESNLFYGNFLFLSINDTLDAEILNEFDITYK, encoded by the coding sequence ATGAATAATGAATGGCTTGAATTTGAAAAACTAACCGCTAGAGTTTATACAATAATAAACAATGGTAATGGTATAGTAAAACATAATGACAAAATAAAAGGTATCAATAGCAAAAGAGATAGACAAATTGATGTTTCAATAAAATATTTATTACCAGGTAATCATTCAATATTAATAATAGTCTCTTGTAAAAACTACAAAAAAAAGCCTAATATCAGATTGATTGATGAATTTGTCGGACTTCTGCAAGATGTCAATGCCAACAAGGGAATTTTAATTTGTAAATCAGGATTTGGAAATTCCATATTAGAATATGCTAAAACAAAACAAATAGATTTATGCACTATAGAAGACCTAGAAAATAGAAATTTATTAGACGATATTAGAATTCCAATTAGTTTTTACAAGTTTGACTATAATTTTTCAGTGAATTTTTCTTTAGAAAATATTAAAGATAAAAACAACTTCCCTAAAATAAGTTTTAAGTCTAAATCATTTACATTTGATAAAAAGATTTTTTTTTCATTGAATGATTACATATTAGAGTTTTGGAAATTAAAAAAATTAGACTCTATTAGTGAGCCATTTAAAGAAATTGAAAATATCACAAGAATTTTTTATCAAGATAATCATGATTTTTATTTACTTTTTAATTTTAATTTAATGTATGAAAAAAAAGTAGATATAAAATATTTACTATTTGAACCCACAGAATACTACAAGATAAAACATTATACCGAAAAAAATGAGTCTAGCGTTTATGGCTTTAACAATGAACTATTTGATTTTGAAAAACCATTCTGGCTTAAAGAAAAACCAGTAGACTTTGAAAGTAATCTTTTTTATGGAAATTTTTTGTTTCTTTCAATAAATGATACATTAGATGCTGAAATTTTAAATGAATTTGATATTACTTACAAATAA
- a CDS encoding M3 family metallopeptidase — translation MKVLTQRFTTKYETAPFSVIKMEDYKPAFEENIKNAKAEIDAIINNPDVPTFENTLEAIDFAGYPLDRLSSIFFNLNSAETTDEMQKIAQEVSPLLTEFGNDITLNEDLFKRIKAVYDAKDRLNLTTEQHTLLDKKYKGFVRNGALLNEEQKKKLREIDTQLAKLKLTFGENVLAETNNYHLQITNEADLKGLPEGVIEAAKAEAESRQLEGWVFTLDMPSYLPFMTYADNRELRKELAIAAGKKGFQNNEYDNQDNVKDIVRLRHERANLLGYASHAHFVLEERMAQNPEKVISFLNDMLEKAKPAAQKQFEELTAFAKELDGINHLEKWDSAYYSEKLKQKLFNLDDEKLKPYFKLENVLNGAFTIAEKLYGITFKEVFDIDKYHKDVTTYEVLDFQGELVAVFYADFFPRKGKRNGAWMTSFKSQFIKDGKNERPHVSNVCNFTPPTPSKPSLLTFNEVTTLFHEFGHGLHGMLANTTYPSLSGTSVYWDFVELPSQVMENWCYEPEALALFAKHYETGEIIPQEYVEKIKESANFLEGIATLRQLSFGLLDMAYHGKSQTIDDVKTFEEKAFESTKLYPDVAENCMSTSFSHIFQGGYSSGYYSYKWAEVLDADAFAFFQEKGIFDKEVAAKFKENILSKGGTELPMELYKKFRGKEPKPDALLKRAGLI, via the coding sequence ATGAAAGTACTTACTCAAAGATTTACTACCAAATACGAAACCGCGCCATTTTCGGTCATAAAAATGGAAGATTACAAACCTGCCTTTGAAGAAAACATCAAGAATGCAAAAGCTGAAATTGATGCTATCATCAATAATCCTGATGTGCCAACTTTTGAAAATACTTTGGAAGCCATAGATTTTGCAGGTTATCCTTTGGATAGATTATCATCTATTTTTTTTAATCTGAATTCGGCCGAAACTACTGATGAAATGCAGAAAATTGCTCAGGAAGTTTCGCCATTATTAACCGAATTTGGGAACGACATTACCTTAAACGAAGATTTATTCAAACGTATAAAAGCAGTTTATGATGCCAAAGACCGTTTGAATTTAACTACCGAGCAACACACTTTATTGGATAAAAAATACAAAGGATTTGTTAGAAATGGTGCATTGCTGAATGAAGAACAAAAGAAAAAACTTCGTGAAATAGACACACAATTAGCCAAATTAAAACTGACTTTTGGTGAAAATGTATTGGCAGAAACGAACAATTACCATTTGCAAATTACCAATGAAGCAGATTTAAAAGGATTACCCGAAGGTGTTATTGAAGCTGCAAAAGCGGAAGCCGAAAGCCGACAATTGGAGGGTTGGGTTTTCACTTTAGACATGCCAAGTTATTTACCTTTTATGACCTATGCAGATAATCGTGAATTGCGAAAAGAATTAGCTATTGCTGCTGGTAAAAAAGGTTTTCAAAACAACGAATACGATAATCAAGATAACGTAAAAGACATTGTGCGTTTACGTCATGAACGCGCTAATTTATTAGGTTATGCTTCGCATGCGCATTTTGTTTTGGAAGAACGAATGGCTCAAAATCCTGAGAAAGTTATTTCCTTTTTGAATGATATGCTGGAAAAAGCAAAACCAGCTGCTCAAAAACAATTTGAAGAATTAACTGCATTTGCTAAAGAACTCGATGGAATTAATCATTTGGAAAAATGGGATAGCGCGTATTACTCTGAAAAATTGAAGCAAAAATTGTTCAATTTGGATGACGAAAAACTAAAACCCTATTTCAAATTAGAGAACGTTTTGAATGGCGCTTTTACCATCGCAGAAAAATTATACGGTATTACTTTTAAAGAAGTATTTGATATCGACAAATACCATAAAGATGTAACCACTTATGAAGTTTTGGATTTTCAAGGTGAATTAGTTGCTGTTTTTTATGCTGATTTTTTCCCAAGAAAAGGAAAACGAAATGGTGCGTGGATGACTTCATTCAAATCGCAATTTATCAAAGATGGTAAAAACGAAAGACCACACGTTTCCAATGTTTGCAACTTTACGCCACCAACACCAAGCAAACCTTCATTATTAACTTTTAATGAAGTTACAACGTTGTTTCATGAATTTGGTCATGGATTGCACGGAATGTTAGCCAACACAACCTATCCAAGTTTATCGGGAACATCTGTTTATTGGGATTTTGTAGAATTGCCAAGTCAGGTGATGGAAAACTGGTGTTACGAACCAGAAGCATTAGCACTGTTTGCAAAACATTATGAAACAGGAGAAATTATTCCTCAAGAATATGTAGAAAAGATTAAAGAAAGCGCCAACTTTTTAGAAGGTATTGCTACGTTACGTCAATTGAGTTTTGGCTTGTTAGATATGGCTTATCATGGCAAATCGCAAACTATTGATGATGTAAAAACCTTTGAAGAAAAGGCTTTTGAAAGTACCAAATTATATCCAGATGTAGCTGAAAATTGTATGAGTACATCGTTTTCTCATATTTTTCAAGGTGGTTATTCTTCGGGCTATTACAGTTATAAATGGGCAGAAGTTTTGGATGCTGATGCTTTTGCATTCTTCCAAGAAAAAGGAATTTTTGACAAAGAAGTTGCTGCGAAATTCAAAGAAAACATCTTATCTAAAGGCGGAACCGAATTGCCTATGGAATTGTATAAAAAATTCCGAGGAAAAGAACCAAAACCTGATGCTTTGTTGAAACGCGCTGGATTGATTTAA
- a CDS encoding hemolysin family protein → MSEIALISARKNRLENAAKKGNRNAKTALDLANSPNTFLSTVQIGITLIGILTGIFSGDKITTDVRTFVEGFAFLKPYADSIAVGIVVVILTFFSLVLGELLPKRIGLNYPEAIAKGVAVPMKMISIVTKPFIWLLTKSTEFLLDVLKIRPTADGKVTEEEIKAIIKEGTEGGEVQEIEQDIVERVFHIGDRKVNSLMTHRKSVEYLKADDSLEDIKQKVFEDLHSLYPVCNDNLDDVIGVVSLKDLIVQFEKKSFDLKKIIKEPVYMIEHTSAYKALENFKLSKIHYALVTDEYGVFQGMITLNDILEALVGDASEFYGDDFKLIARQDGTWLVDGHYSLHDFLTYFDMDDLINDYEVTTVSGLIMTEMGKIPKQGEKLIWNKYELEVIDMDGVKIDKILVKSLKEK, encoded by the coding sequence ATGTCGGAAATAGCACTTATTTCGGCACGTAAAAATCGTTTAGAAAATGCAGCTAAAAAAGGAAACCGAAACGCTAAAACAGCGCTCGATTTAGCCAATTCTCCAAATACTTTTTTATCTACAGTTCAAATTGGTATCACGTTAATTGGAATTTTAACAGGTATTTTTTCGGGAGATAAAATCACCACAGATGTACGCACATTTGTTGAAGGGTTTGCCTTTTTAAAGCCTTATGCTGATAGTATAGCTGTTGGAATTGTGGTTGTTATATTGACTTTTTTCTCTTTGGTTTTGGGAGAATTGTTGCCAAAAAGAATTGGGTTAAACTATCCTGAAGCAATTGCAAAAGGAGTTGCAGTTCCTATGAAAATGATTTCTATCGTAACCAAACCTTTTATTTGGTTGCTAACAAAATCAACCGAGTTTTTATTGGATGTTCTTAAAATCAGACCAACCGCTGACGGAAAAGTAACCGAAGAAGAAATCAAAGCCATCATCAAAGAAGGAACAGAAGGTGGCGAAGTACAAGAAATTGAACAAGACATAGTAGAACGTGTTTTTCACATTGGTGATAGAAAAGTAAATTCATTAATGACGCACCGTAAATCGGTTGAATATTTGAAAGCCGATGATAGTTTAGAAGATATTAAACAGAAAGTGTTTGAAGATTTACATTCTCTTTATCCGGTTTGCAATGATAATTTAGACGATGTTATTGGGGTTGTTTCTTTGAAAGATTTGATTGTTCAATTTGAAAAGAAGTCCTTTGATTTGAAGAAAATCATCAAGGAACCAGTTTACATGATTGAACACACTTCTGCGTATAAAGCATTAGAAAATTTCAAGCTTTCTAAAATACATTATGCTTTGGTCACCGATGAATACGGTGTATTTCAAGGAATGATTACACTAAATGATATATTGGAAGCTTTAGTTGGCGATGCTTCTGAGTTTTATGGTGATGATTTCAAATTAATAGCACGCCAGGATGGAACATGGTTGGTAGATGGACATTATTCACTACATGATTTCTTGACCTACTTTGATATGGATGATTTGATTAACGATTATGAAGTAACAACCGTTAGTGGGTTAATCATGACCGAAATGGGTAAAATACCAAAACAAGGCGAAAAATTGATTTGGAACAAATACGAATTGGAAGTCATCGATATGGATGGCGTAAAAATTGATAAAATTTTAGTGAAATCACTAAAAGAAAAATAA
- a CDS encoding TolC family protein: MKNKQLKRVIIALLIVIGIVVESCGSLKQSVREENKTVPESYATVNSKPLDTVNSAQLNYKKFYNDEKLIGLIELALSNNQELNIFNQEIEVLKNESLARKGEYLPFVGVGAEGGIEKTSKFTRDGAVEENLTLPEGKAFPEPLGDLKAGLYSTWEVDIWKKLRNGQKAAVNRFLASQEGKNFLKTNLVAEIASSYYELEAFDNMLEIINKNIDIQSKALSSVKQQKEAAKVSQLAVNRFEAQLLNTINRQYEIKQKIVETENRLNYLTGRYPTPLERLSNQFIQTENDSISIGIPSQLLLNRPDVKKAEKELEATKFDVKSARANFYPNLALKAGVGFQAFNPSFLIRPDSFIYNAAGELMAPLINRKAIKAAYASANAKQLQAVISFEQTLLNAYVDVLNQEAKVDNFSNSFRRKSEEVKILLQSINTANLLFNSARADYTEVLLTQREALEAKLELVEIKYKQLDGKIQLYRALGGGWK, translated from the coding sequence ATGAAAAATAAACAATTAAAAAGAGTAATTATTGCATTACTTATAGTTATCGGTATAGTTGTAGAAAGTTGTGGTTCTTTAAAACAATCTGTTCGCGAAGAAAACAAAACTGTTCCTGAAAGCTATGCGACTGTAAATTCTAAACCGTTGGATACTGTAAATTCAGCTCAATTGAATTATAAAAAATTTTATAATGACGAGAAACTTATCGGCCTTATTGAACTTGCACTTTCCAACAATCAGGAATTGAACATCTTTAATCAGGAAATTGAAGTGTTGAAAAATGAGTCTTTAGCCAGAAAAGGAGAATACCTTCCTTTTGTAGGCGTTGGTGCTGAAGGCGGAATTGAAAAAACATCCAAATTTACCCGAGATGGTGCCGTAGAAGAAAACCTTACTTTGCCTGAAGGAAAAGCTTTTCCTGAACCATTAGGCGATTTAAAAGCTGGTTTATATTCTACCTGGGAAGTTGATATCTGGAAAAAATTGCGCAACGGACAAAAAGCAGCTGTGAATAGGTTTTTAGCCAGTCAAGAAGGAAAAAACTTTTTGAAAACAAATTTAGTAGCCGAAATTGCTTCGTCTTATTATGAATTGGAAGCGTTTGACAATATGCTTGAAATTATCAATAAAAATATTGATATTCAATCGAAAGCGTTATCCTCTGTTAAACAACAAAAAGAAGCTGCTAAAGTTAGTCAACTGGCTGTAAACCGATTTGAGGCACAATTGCTCAACACAATAAACAGACAGTATGAGATTAAGCAAAAGATAGTTGAAACTGAAAACAGATTAAACTATTTAACAGGTCGTTATCCTACACCGTTAGAACGATTGTCTAACCAATTCATTCAAACTGAAAATGACTCTATTTCAATTGGTATTCCTTCTCAGTTGCTGTTGAATCGTCCTGATGTTAAAAAAGCTGAAAAAGAATTAGAAGCTACCAAATTTGATGTGAAATCGGCACGTGCTAATTTTTATCCCAACTTAGCTTTAAAAGCAGGTGTTGGATTTCAGGCTTTCAATCCAAGTTTCTTAATTCGTCCTGACTCCTTTATTTATAATGCTGCTGGAGAATTAATGGCACCGCTTATCAATAGAAAAGCCATTAAAGCTGCCTATGCATCAGCTAATGCTAAGCAGTTACAGGCTGTGATTTCTTTTGAGCAAACACTATTAAATGCTTATGTAGATGTTTTGAATCAAGAAGCAAAAGTTGATAATTTTTCAAATAGTTTCAGAAGAAAGTCGGAAGAAGTGAAGATTTTATTGCAATCCATAAATACTGCTAATTTATTATTCAACTCAGCGAGAGCAGATTACACCGAAGTTTTGCTTACGCAAAGAGAAGCATTGGAAGCTAAGCTTGAATTGGTTGAAATAAAATACAAACAACTTGATGGTAAGATTCAGTTGTACCGTGCTTTAGGCGGCGGTTGGAAGTAA